In Vidua chalybeata isolate OUT-0048 chromosome 5, bVidCha1 merged haplotype, whole genome shotgun sequence, one genomic interval encodes:
- the PLEKHA5 gene encoding pleckstrin homology domain-containing family A member 5 isoform X5, protein MAELSAERLRALPGSWSYGISQGGRVFFINEEAKSTTWLHPLTGEAVITGHRRSADLPTGWEEAYTFEGARYYVKSVE, encoded by the exons ATGGCGGAGCTGAGCGCCGAGCGGCTGCGGGCGCTGCCCGGCAGCTGGAGTTACGGGATCAGCCAGGGCGGCCGCGTCTTCTTCATCAA CGAAGAGGCGAAGAGCACGACCTGGCTGCACCCGCTCACCGGCGAGGCCGTGATCACCGGGCACCGCCGCAGCGCAG ACTTACCCACAGGTTGGGAGGAAGCCTATACTTTTGAAGGTGCAAGATATTATGTAAA GAGTGTTGAGTAG